The following are encoded in a window of Scophthalmus maximus strain ysfricsl-2021 chromosome 2, ASM2237912v1, whole genome shotgun sequence genomic DNA:
- the LOC118300752 gene encoding oligodendrocyte-myelin glycoprotein-like — translation MRSRHVLLRPFSPEGALLGLLVVSLLGPRVLAVCPSMCSCSRSHREVDCSSRGLRQLPDGLQYNMRALNLSHNRFQNLDEQLTMYTHVRVLDLSHNRLSRLPAGLPRSLWQLHAAANRLQLLDKNDTVYQWNLRMLDLSNNKLERATFINNTLINLCTLNLSRNHFWTLPTNMPLHLEAIDLSHNLLVKVLPGSLDRLPRLTHFYLHANRFSTLPVGVLDKMTSLRVITLGSNPWACHLYGDIDYLLSWTQQTLAHVLGCPCHTQSVCGGVRPGRTGGWHHASYNLPPLSSMPPGASVGGWWYSHTTATPRNKGTHRSIHQLYASPAATGHMLRTDSRLFPDTDEDSPTDSPGATDTSSFSDSRVVTETATGADMALSTDRFFATESPFEQTKKTTTLRTRSVRRQNQSRPRGIGNSCPAPAACWRLPLLHSLGLLLLVPQHVL, via the exons ATGAGAAG CCGGCATGTGCTCCTGAGGCCTTTCTCCCCCGAGGGCGCCCTTCTGGGACTGCTGGTCGTGTCGTTGCTGGGGCCGCGCGTCCTCGCCGTGTGTCCCTCCATGTGCTCCTGCAGCCGCAGCCACAGGGAGGTCGACTGCTCCTCGAGGGGTCTGAGGCAGCTGCCCGACGGCTTGCAGTACAACATGCGCGCCCTCAACCTGTCCCACAACCGCTTTCAGAACCTGGACGAGCAGCTCACCATGTACACCCACGTCCGCGTCCTCGATCTGTCCCACAACCGGCTGAGCCGCCTGCCCGCCGGCCTGCCCCGCTCCCTCTGGCAGCTCCATGCCGCCGCCAACCGCCTCCAGCTGCTGGACAAGAACGACACGGTCTACCAGTGGAACCTGCGGATGCTCGACCTCTCCAACAACAAGCTGGAGCGGGCCACCTTCATCAACAACACGCTGATCAACCTGTGCACCCTCAACCTGAGCCGCAATCACTTCTGGACTTTGCCCACCAACATGCCCCTGCACCTGGAGGCCATCGACCTGTCCCATAACTTGCTTGTGAAGGTGCTGCCAGGCTCCCTGGACCGGCTGCCCAGATTAACTCACTTCTACCTGCACGCTAACCGCTTTTCCACGCTGCCCGTCGGAGTGTTGGACAAGATGACCTCGCTCCGAGTCATCACTCTGGGCAGCAACCCGTGGGCCTGTCACCTGTACGGCGACATCGACTACTTGCTGTCCTGGACTCAGCAAACCCTTGCCCACGTCCTGGGCTGCCCCTGCCACACCCAGTCAGTCTGTGGAGGGGTGCGCCCCGGCAGGACTGGAGGGTGGCACCACGCCTCCTACAACCTGCCCCCCCTGAGCTCCATGCCCCCTGGGGCCAGTGTTGGCGGGTGGTGGTACTCACACACCACAGCCACACCCAGGAACAAGGGCACACACCGAAGTATCCATCAACTTTACGCAAGCCCGGCTGCCACGGGTCACATGCTCCGCACGGACTCTCGTCTCTTTCCCGACACTGACGAGGACTCACCCACTGACTCACCCGGCGCCACAGACACATCCTCTTTCTCTGACTCAAGAGTCGTGACTGAAACGGCCACCGGGGCCGACATGGCCCTGTCCACGGACCGCTTCTTCGCGACAGAGAGCCCCTTCGagcagacaaagaaaacaaccacaCTTCGCACCAGGAGCGTGAGGAGGCAGAATCAGTCCCGACCCCGGGGCATCGGCAACAGTTGCCCGGCTCCTGCGGCCTGCTGGCGGCTGCCTCTCCTTCACAGcctggggctgctgctgctcgtcccGCAGCACGTCCTCTGA